The Schizosaccharomyces pombe strain 972h- genome assembly, chromosome: I genome contains a region encoding:
- a CDS encoding uncharacterized protein (nuclear/mitochondrial metal-dependent protein hydrolase, human MYG1 ortholog) yields MNNLVKIATHSGTFHADEALAVYMLRRLDRFSGAQIVRSRDPQVLDSCDIIVDVGGKYDGIKYFDHHQREFNDTFSPKYSTRLSSAGLIYKHFGREVIHAVLPQLKINEQDLETLYEKVYQSFVEGLDANDNGISAYPAGLKPSFKAAMSLPEMVSSFLPAWNSEKQDDQTYLECFQKASDLMGTWFVRSVEHYALSWLPAKTLAREAILKAKDSPILIVDQFFPWKGHLFDIEKELGIENQFKYAIYSDGKAWRVQAVSIDPTSFTCRLPLPEPWRGIRDEKLSELTGIPGCIFVHASGFIGGNQTFEGALEMARKALDFPQN; encoded by the exons atgaataatttaGTTAAAATTGCTACTCATAGTGGTACTTTTCATGCAGATGAGG cCTTGGCTGTTTACATGCTTCGCCGTTTAGATAGATTCTCCGGTGCCCAAATTGTGCGCAGCCGTGATCCTCAAGTTTTAGACTCATGCGACATTATTGTAGATGTTGGAGGAAAGTACGATggtattaaatattttgacCATCATCAACGTGAATTCAATGATACTTTTTCACCCAAATACAGCACTCGTCTTTCTAGTGCCGGTTTGATCTACAAACATTTTGGTCGTGAAGTTATTCACGCTGTCCTTCCACAGTTGAAAATAAACGAGCAGGATCTTGAAACACTTTATGAAAAAGTTTATCAATCATTCGTTGAAGGTCTTGATGCTAATGACAATGGAATTTCTGCTTATCCGGCTGGCCTAAAGCCTAGCTTCAAAGCCGCTATGAGTCTACCTGAGATGGTTTCAAGTTTCCTTCCTGCATGGAATTCGGAAAAGCAAGATGACCAAACTTACCttgaatgttttcaaaaggCCTCGGATTTAATGGGTACATGGTTTGTTCGATCTGTAGAACATTATGCTTTATCATGGTTACCAGCTAAAACTCTCGCTCGAGAAGCAATTTTGAAGGCTAAAGATTCTCCTATTTTGATCGTAGATCAGTTTTTTCCCTGGAAGGGTCATTTATTtgatattgaaaaagaacttGGCATTGAGAACCAATTTAAATACGCTATCTACTCTGATGGGAAAGCTTGGAGAGTTCAGGCTGTTTCTATTGATCCCACTTCTTTTACTTGTCGCTTACCACTACCAGAACCATGGAGAGGAATTCGTGATGAAAAGCTTTCTGAGTTAACTGGCATTCCAGGTTGCATCTTTGTTCATGCTTCCGGTTTCATTGGTGGTAATCAAACTTTTGAGGGTGCTCTGGAAATGGCTAGGAAAGCTTTAGATTTTCcacaaaattaa
- the rps2502 gene encoding 40S ribosomal protein eS25: MAPKKKWSKGKVKDKAQHATVFDKSIIDRINKEVPAFKFISVSVLVDRMKINGSLARIAIRDLAERGVIQKVDQHSKQAIYTRVPAATA; this comes from the exons ATG GCTCCCAAGAAGAAATGGTCTAAAGGAAAAGTGAAGGACAAGGCTCAACACGCCACTGTCTTTGACAAGAGCATCATCGACCGTATCAACAAGGAGGTTCCTGCCTTCAAGTTCATCTCGGTTTCAGTCCTTGTTGACCGCATGAAGATCAACGGATCTCTTGCTCGTATTGCCATTCGCGACTTGGCTGAACGCGGTGTCATCCAAAAAGTGGACCAACACTCTAAGCAAGCTATCTACA CACGTGTACCTGCTGCTACTGCTTAA
- the mrc1 gene encoding claspin, with protein sequence MASLDENADELHRMDSSDEASINDDQEDILDTPRTRVRKMLASVDMQLSSNAVSEASLDKESTVGNLENQKNRSYSSEIYLHSDTNFLSNFDSAYERVRRLLNQQGGKSSLQKKEVEQIETQEGGDNAKGSPSSENKDSDRNSRLQQLIEKKRNALKKEQEDLIQNSATSHSKSDNLDSESADDSDLADESELSKKYTSDRKIRNASKKALLELHRNTARLTRETALKPEVVVKKKVTLREFFQKIGFKNDNQLENKAISEEEANSTEPPNVEKEEPKPSVDRSTGIVNSEDIKELSVEDDSLELKEITPEALDIGQTSLFTTLNQTQVKKEDNKKFLLKEINAKLNEDDIDSELEIEVKPKTTALDNIEKSKLSEENEHGIKGKLKQLAEIKLSKDGKPFENEFNIKSFNRNLVKRAAVMAKLQRNQLEEELKAKGIYKPTIQGEKEEEEDPLERARNDAEKIRQLEKASGNASDEGELNDEEEVISSSNTPSTKAKTTNKVIISDVIIEATQAEPKRRQKNSRVVFDEEDLTGDSHGSSNMKISESDDESNGDMIRDSFDRLSSESIKDSQKTEELHDSFGINDEVDQSTSLYVQNSQPSASQLTIVDATYSQPPPRWESSSRDDKTNTSSTQPSQVDSLVPTQLDSTIPTQIDSVQRNKDQDDEEILEERRESRRDSKTFLSRTMLYNKDTGKADSAWASDLIEEQAIESDDEYAGIGGLSDDGLSDSDAELEVQNMIDDETTIQKGEVASMAQFAKDQEMDRDEKLVKQLMKDVTTGALRKRNRNGFAALDDSDDEDYSNLRREKLKELRRQKLLEDGNLNVLEGDKRKAFLATVEDSLVSSKDNLTWLDATVEDSGVGSSDLGDEYLYSEQSLNHEEEEQMEEELSEIFSSGGPNVVDRVYLKKSSTRHTSDNNSLEEVLPIFPGVRKLVSNSQSEKIGDLSNDNSMGAKSYKTPIISSTQRPQGRKFRGLMNQSSKADISRTVDAGSIKVVPNSQSANPPRLLASLNNYSDFD encoded by the coding sequence ATGGCATCTTTAGACGAGAACGCTGATGAGTTGCACAGAATGGATTCTTCTGATGAGGCTTCCATCAATGATGATCAAGAGGATATTTTAGATACGCCTCGCACTAGGGTGAGGAAAATGTTGGCGAGTGTTGATATGCAATTGTCTAGCAATGCTGTATCTGAAGCATCTTTGGATAAAGAGAGTACCGTTGGCAATTTAGAGAATCAGAAAAATCGCTCGTATAGCAGCGAAATCTATCTTCATTCTGAtacgaattttttatctaatTTTGACTCTGCTTATGAACGTGTTAGGCGATTATTAAATCAACAAGGTGGTAAGTCTTCTCTCCAAAAAAAGGAGGTTGAACAAATTGAAACTCAAGAGGGAGGTGATAATGCGAAGGGAAGTCCATCCTCTGAAAATAAGGATTCTGATAGAAATTCACGTTTACAACaattaattgaaaagaaacGAAATGCCTTGAAGAAGGAACAGGAAGATCTGATCCAAAACTCTGCTACAAGCCATAGCAAATCAGATAATTTAGATTCTGAAAGTGCAGATGATAGCGATTTGGCAGACGAATCAGAACTTTCAAAGAAGTATACTTCCGACAGAAAAATTCGAAATGCATCTAAAAAGGCTTTACTGGAACTACATCGTAATACTGCCCGCTTAACTAGAGAAACAGCTTTAAAACCAGAAGTGgttgttaaaaagaaagtgaCTCTTcgtgaattttttcaaaaaataggaTTCAAAAACGATAACCAGcttgaaaataaagcaatttcGGAAGAGGAAGCTAACTCAACTGAGCCTCCAAATGTTGAGAAGGAAGAGCCAAAACCTAGCGTTGACCGGTCCACGGGAATAGTGAACAGTGAAGACATAAAAGAACTTTCGGTTGAGGATGACTCTTTAGAGTTGAAGGAAATCACTCCTGAAGCATTGGATATTGGTCAAACAAGCTTGTTTACGACTTTAAATCAAACTCAAGTTAAGAAAGaggataataaaaaatttttattaaaggaaattaaTGCAAAATTGAATGAGGATGACATTGATTCTGAGCTGGAAATTGAAGTTAAGCCCAAGACTACAGCTCTTGATAATATTGAGAAATCAAAGTTATCTGAAGAGAATGAGCATGGAATTAAGGGTAAATTAAAGCAACTTGCTGAAATCAAGCTCAGCAAAGATGGAAAGCCGTTcgaaaatgaatttaacaTTAAGTCTTTTAATCGAAACCTTGTGAAACGTGCAGCTGTTATGGCAAAATTGCAACGCAACCAACTTGAGGAGGAATTGAAAGCAAAGGGAATTTATAAACCGACAATTCAAGGTGAgaaagaagaggaagaagatcCGCTTGAACGCGCTAGAAATGATGCTGAGAAAATACGACAACTGGAGAAAGCATCTGGAAATGCAAGTGATGAAGGTGAACTCAACGACGAGGAGGAGGTTATATCATCTTCTAATACTCCATCTACTAAAGCCAAAACCACCAACAAGGTCATAATATCCGACGTGATTATTGAGGCAACACAGGCAGAACCCAAAAGGCGACAAAAAAACAGCCGTGTTGTTTTTGATGAAGAGGATCTAACTGGAGATTCGCATGGTTCTTCGAATATGAAAATTTCTGAATCTGATGATGAAAGTAATGGAGATATGATTCGAGATTCCTTCGATAGGTTAAGTAGTGAGAGCATCAAAGATTCTCAGAAAACAGAAGAATTACACGATTCTTTTGGCATTAATGACGAAGTTGATCAATCTACATCTCTTTATGTTCAAAACAGTCAACCAAGCGCTTCTCAACTCACAATCGTCGACGCTACATACAGTCAACCTCCTCCTCGTTGGGAGTCTTCTAGCAGAGACGACAAAACCAACACCTCATCTACACAGCCGAGTCAAGTAGATAGTCTAGTTCCTACTCAATTAGATTCCACTATTCCTACTCAAATTGATTCTGTTCAACGTAACAAGGATCaagatgatgaagaaatattgGAAGAAAGACGAGAGTCAAGAAGGGACTCCAAAACATTTTTGAGTCGAACTATGCTTTACAATAAGGATACTGGTAAGGCTGATTCTGCATGGGCTTCAGACCTTATTGAGGAGCAAGCTATTGAATCTGATGATGAGTATGCTGGAATTGGTGGCCTTTCCGATGATGGGTTGTCTGACAGCGATGCTGAATTAGAAGTTCAAAATATGATTGATGACGAGACTACTATACAAAAAGGCGAGGTAGCTTCAATGGCACAATTCGCTAAAGATCAAGAAATGGATCGTGATGAAAAGTTAGTAAAACAGCTAATGAAAGACGTTACTACTGGTGCTCTACGAAAGAGGAATAGGAATGGATTTGCAGCTTTGGACGATAGTGACGATGAAGATTACAGTAATTTGCGGCGCGAAAAACTCAAGGAGTTGCGGCGTCAAAAATTATTGGAAGATGGAAACCTTAATGTCTTAGAAGGTGATAAAAGGAAAGCATTTTTAGCTACTGTTGAAGACAGCCTTGTCAGCAGCAAAGACAACCTTACTTGGCTTGATGCTACAGTGGAAGACTCTGGTGTAGGTTCTTCAGATTTAGGTGACGAATACCTTTATTCTGAACAATCATTAAAtcatgaagaagaagagcaAATGGAAGAGGAATTAAGCGAAATATTCTCTAGCGGTGGTCCCAATGTCGTTGATAGAGTATATCtcaaaaaatcttcaaCAAGACATACCTCTGATAACAACAGCTTAGAGGAAGTTTTACCAATCTTTCCTGGAGTAAGGAAACTAGTGAGTAATTCACAGTCCGAAAAAATTGGTGACCTATCAAACGATAACTCGATGGGAGCAAAGTCTTATAAAACACCTATAATTTCTTCTACCCAACGTCCACAAGGACGGAAATTTAGAGGTTTAATGAACCAGTCTTCTAAAGCAGATATTTCCAGAACTGTAGATGCAGGTAGCATCAAAGTTGTCCCCAATTCACAATCCGCCAATCCACCTCGGCTGTTAGCTTCTTTGAATAATTACTCGGACTTTGACTAA